The Vigna unguiculata cultivar IT97K-499-35 chromosome 11, ASM411807v1, whole genome shotgun sequence genomic sequence tctctctttttttggaaaacaatattgattttttttcaggATTTTCTCTCTGTTCATAGTTCTGTCATCAGAGTTTCTAGTGATCTGTTTTTTCTGAACCTTGATAAGCAGATTCACTAGAAAACTTTCAAATCTGAGTCATTTGATCTTCATCTTATGTAAAGAAACAGAAAACCTGGTTTTTAATTCTGTTTCAATCATGGTCATGGCCAAAAAGAATCTGTTAAGGTTGTGTTGTTTTAGTACAACATTGATTTTCACTGTTTTTTGCTTTGAAATGTTGCATGCGTGAAGATTTCAAGTACAACAAAGGCATAGATTCAGTTGTGGTGGTGAAGAAGGAGGATTTCGATTCATGTAACATCAACAACCCCATTCAGAAAATGGACGATGGTGATTCAATTTTCCCACTTTCTCATTCGGGTCTCTTTTACTTCGTAAGTGGCAACCTTGACAACTGCAAAATCGGTCAAAAACTCATTGTTCTTGTCATGGCGGTGAGACAACCTCATCCTGTGACTGCGCCGCCGCCGACAACCACCCTGCCGCCGCAGACTGTTCCGGCAACGGGGTTGACCTCTCCGGCGCCGCCTCCGTCGGAGAAATCGGGCTCGGGGAGGGTTGGTGTGGGTTTTGGAGTTTTGGTTGGTTTTGTGTTGGGTGGGTTTATAGGGTTGGCTTAGTGTGTTGGTGTGGCCAATGGGTGAGACTTGTGGTTTGAACTAATggtcaaaaataattattgtttcaaCATGATTTCTACTTTGTGTGGGTGTTTTGTTTTATctgatttcatcatttttttttctttttttcttagaatTATTGgattctacttttttttttcatgtaatgTGGTGGAATGATGATCCATAACTCATAAAATTTCATAGACCATGTATTTGTAATTtacatatgtaattttttttcacctttttctctatttattgaGTGGTTAATAAAAAGTTGTTTAACAGTttcaagtgttttttatttatttatttacatcaaTTTATGAGCACTCTTTTAACCGATTTAGACATGTTTTAATAGATTCTTAAATGGATTTCATAGTACACGTTAATATTAAAGGATTTCTTAAATACCTACACATTTTGTTGGTATTTCTTTCTTCTAATTCAACGTACCTAAGCAAATTATTAAAGGAATCCCAGTTGCTTCCttatattattaattctttatttcatataaaaaaatttgaaagaatcCCATGAACAACTcagttattttgtaatttatttattaaataagataattataagaaatacaaaaattacCCTTATGCTTGCTTGGAAAAGTTGTATGAACTTTCTATCCTTGAGTTGATTTGATAGAGTGAAAAATAGTGAAATTTGAgattatattatgttttctatttttatttttttaataagattgTCATCAGCTTGTAGTCTTGTGAATTGACATGATCCATGAAATTAGTAAGTGgtgattgaaaaatgaaaaattgaatgaaaatgagagtaagaaattgaaaattgggcatatttaatttattatgtaaaCTTAGTGAAAGTGAAAAGATTATGAGGATTTGGTTCAATTGGAGATTAACAATTTGATGtcaaatttaatcaattatttatttcgTTTTGATTCATTTACcgaaaaaaaagggaaaaactTGAGGATCTTATAtatgtgaataaaaaaatagataagatagaatttataaaaaaaaaaatgggtaagaaggataaataaatttaatgaaacaaataagagaatttgtttaaataaatgttcATCTTAATTGTTTAAATGTCAACATTAACATTTTAGCGTTTCAATTATAACGTTGAAATTCTAATGTATCTTTCTTAACGTTTAAAtgccaataaaaaaaattattatagcaGTTTTATTTTCGTGGCATAGTGTTTACCTTTTgcaaacaattttaattataaatggaACCAAATAAGTTCAATACTTATTggaaataagttattttaacgTTATGCTTTAAGTAATTCGatatatctaaattatttaaaccaacaatgatttattttcattgttaaGTCGATCTCAGGTAAATTATATAAGTAGTATTTTCAAAACTTATGAAAAGcgagttttcttttttattttgtagaacaaattttcttttttattttgtagaagaaaataaaaacattaacatgctgtattattaatttatgaattagaaTAAAGGTTTGCTGCCACCTATATGACTAaaactttttcatattaaaacatgaaattataaaaatgaaaccCAAATTATAGGTAAATGTCtctataaaatttcataataatcttaattatttaataaaatctattttttttttcaagaatatattttattgggAATTAATGTGAAAAGtcatttaaaaatgtgtcactCATTCATTGTTCACAGTCATTTTTCATCTCTAcaaaactataatatatatatatatatatatatatatatatatatatatatatatatatatatatatatatatagtatgcaataaatacattaataaagtactataattaataataatatattgtaatATGATAGTTAATCTTAATCAAATTAGTTATCATTTCGAAGTAATGagcttttttatattattattgctctTTTCTAATCAAATTTGAAAAGAGGATTTTCGGcttcgaattttttttttttttttaaatttgaataatcgGTTTATCAATTTTGTACTTTAAGtcaatgttttaatatttaatcaatttaaaaaaatattaaattttaaagaaaatcacttaatgataaaattggtaaaataattattttttatttaaaaaatatgaagaggTAAAATTAGAAACAAGATGTGTAAAATTCTCTTTTGTATAATAATAGAGATTCATTGTATTTTATACTTTCGAAtgttgttagaaaatgattaataatttgaaaaactcATCACTTGAacataataactaattttttaatattaactatcatatatatcaataattttttatttctgaaaTTGATcgttatttaatgatttttttagtgtaaaaaatactttattttattaattaaaaaaattattttaagactataaaagaaatataacttGAGTATCACTAAATTAATTCTTTCCACACAAACAGTTAACTTtctaattatttcataatatgaacttattttaaaaaaaaacaaactattaaccaaatcaaatcaaatctattatatataattagtgATCTGGACGTATCTAACATGTTTGTGGATTCTCACATTCCCATCTACCTCTTAGTTCTTTCTCAACCTTATCTtactttacttttatatttcaaatttattttgtttttcagatTTCAGATCCATCtcataataaaaagaaatgaaaaataaaataaatggaaataaGAAATGGGGAATAAAatgatatgaaaataaaataaaataaagtaattatattaagagaaacaaaaaatatatgtttaaaaaaatgtgagtgGGCAAGAGAGTTAGGTGAAGatagaaagaaacaaaataacttTTCAAACATATAACTAACAAGTTAGTTAATTGACCAATGGATAGGTAAGTTAAAACTGTATAACCAGTAGGTAATGTGgattatgtttataaattagaGCTTAAATAATTTGAGTATATTCCATAGATACTATAATtacattttcataatatttgttgAAACGTATTACTTTTGCAGATAACTATTCtctaaaatttacaaataaataaataaataaaataagagtaaTTTTTAAAAGGTGATGATAGATAAATATCCCATTTTCTTTTAGTGAACATTCATCCAAAATGGacgatataatatttttcttttaaaatatgaataatttaggaagaatcaaatacaaaattaagaatACTTTATCTCATTAAGTGTTTTAGAGGTGAAGAAAAACTTCAGTGTTGATGTAAAATTTTCCATTTATAAAATggtttaataactatttttatctcaacaatggtttttttttttttttgtattgttttgaaGGTTTTgatcccacatttcttttgacaataagttaatataattttttttatcaaattaatgataataatgtacaataataataacatgacgtaaataataaataaagaaaagtaatttaatttaatattttattgctatatatttctattacagaaataaataattgaaatcaaaaatcaaaaaatcaaaaatcaaatcaaataattaattaaatattttattgatatttatattttatatcataattaaaaattattaagtaataaatataataaaattatatactttaaatttttattttcagtaaattaattaagaataatatatttttatttcggaaaataaatttttttaattattaaattttataataattttttttaaattaaaaaattaattgtaatttatatatttttaataatttttctatcaattattttaaaaaaatattttgcaaactattttttaaatatattaaggTAAAAAGGTTGTTTTATTATATCAATTGAATCAAACCACTAACTTTTCATTCCTTTTTTCTCAATATAAACAAACACATTTTTCgctatttttctcttctttttcaatcTAACAGATCCATCATTAAGTCCAACTAAAACCTTACAAATAATGCTAAAGTTCACATTACATCAAATTTGCAGTTCCAAAGTTAAGGTTATAAAATACttttgaatagaaaaataaaaaacaaaaatttggtGTAATCTAAAACAAGTGAAACCTATAAACTGAAGTTGTCTATCTAAGGAACTAGTAGTTGTACCAAAACGGTAAGTGAAAGGATAGGAAGATTGGTACGAACAAGTGAtggaatattatattataattggaACCAAACTAAAAGACACTTTTCAACTTCGTATTCTAAATTGTTACTTATTTTGGAATTTAGTTCAATGATTTAATCtcctaaaaacatattttttacagttcatttttgaaattttttatttatcactttttgtttctgtttcttacacaaaataataataataataataagctCTATTTATTAGATTGCGATTACTAGATCAAATTCTTATAGGTAATTTTGACAATGTTTTAATCTTACATTTTAGATTCGGAAAgtcttttaatctttttaaaatattagtgtCGTGAGGATTTAGAAAATAGTATTTTAGAAgagatgatatttttaaaataatgagactctattattttaataataaaatgattaaatataaatagatttttataaAGGAGtctcattaattaaaattattttatctctaaaaACTTTTTTGTAAGAGTCTTCTACCATCTCTTCAAGATATCTTACTCCTCCatgttcatttttttgaagattAAAGACCATAGGATTGTTCTTTGCGGCAAGCTAATCAAGATCAACCGATCAATTTCTTCATTTAGGATAAGTTATATTTTCGTCTTTTCTCATCCTTTCTGCTTGATCTAGGTTGCATGCGAGATGTTCTGGTTCGCATGTGTTATTGTGAGTTTTCTTTTGAATCTCTACTAACTCATGTTCTTGTTGGCATGGTcgtattgttttgttttgtcttcAGGTGTAGAAAGGAGTTTTTCTGTTTGAGCTTGTGGGCAGCTAGGTCAAGGTAAGGAAAGCTAGAAACTATATGTGAGTATGAGTTTATAAAGTTGATTTTGGTAGCTAATGAAATGTTGTAATTGCCTAATGAATATGAACTTGTTGTATGATTTGGTGTAAATTGGTGTGTTGTATATATGACTTGATACTTGATTTGTTTGGTGGGATTTTATGTTGATTGGAAAACTTAGAATATGATCAATTGAGCGAATTGGTACTCCTTTTcatgtagaaatattttaaaccaaaatattGAAGGAGGAAATCAGGTCTGAGTTCACTCAATTGCATAAAATTCTTCTATTGTGAACTAATATAATGCTAAGCAACATTCTCCATCGCTACGTGTTAATGATCACTGCATGCCTAGTACCATTTTAGCTCCAGGGCGTTGAGCAACATTTCTCCACCGTTAAGCACCTCTTTTTGCAAATGTTTGAGCGCTAGGTGCCACTTATTGCGAGGGGAACGACGTTGAGCACTAGTTTCCTCTGTTGGCTCTGTTTCTTTTCTCTTATATCCTTGATGATGGTTTCTATTGAGTGAGCTagtctattttttgtttatgattAGTAATGAATATGAGAATGATTTTGTGAGCATTTGGAATGATGATgtttaaagagtttcaagggaaattcgTTGTGATAGTATTGTTAGTGTATGTCTAGATATAAGAGATGTCACAAAGGTATcatgaactctaataatcattcacaCTCAAATGGAATAGAATGAGTTATGTGGTGAAAGTCATAGGAgatcctagtctttggacttaTTTTTGGGTCCTAGGCATGAAAGAGATTAACCTTGTGTATGGTTGGGTAATAACCCCTTAAGGCTATGCAAAGTCTAGGAACCATCGCAAGTGCACACCTCTAGTGAATTCTATATCAAAgacatgtatccggataattgagtttatatatatatatatatatatatatacacacacacacacacactagcTTATCTTGTGgtgtgttttgtgttgtttgtttcttttgcaatgatcacttaaTTGTGTGAACAGAGAAAGACACAACAACTTTAGAGTAGGGCTTAGCTTTTCTTTTGGAGTTGTACAGAAAgagataaatattttgaaaaactcttaGGTGTTTTGGGTTCgatttgtatatattatattttatggttATTTGTTATGgataattatatgaatattatatatcttatcattatctattttgtttcatcaaagtttaaatattttatttaataattttgtactATTAAATCAGATGTTATAACTAtcgtgaaattttatatatttcggTCAATAATATTGAGGCACATTAAATCTTGGTTTATTTATGTCCTTGGTTTCCATTTTCGTTCCAAAATATCGATTTGTTCCCTCTCTTATTATAAGTCTCAATTACGTccccaattttgtttaatggTATCAAAGATGCCCTTTATGTTAAGTTGTGCTAAACGACGGTAAGTGAACAGTGAGTTGGCATGATTATGTGTGTTGAAACAATGACAAAGaccataaacattaaaataattagtgaCGTGGAAGACAAATAAacatgttatttaatatttttttttctttcatcggtggattttgtttttcttttcttccattGGTGGATGATAATAGGTTTCCTATTTTGTAGGTTCTACTGACTACATATGCTGATGGATTGAGATTTGTGAAAGTAAGAGTGAGATATGTTCGCATACCATAGGTTGGTGATAAATTCAGTAGTAGACATGGTTAGAAGGGGATAGTTGGTATGACTTATACACAAGAAGACATGTCCTGGACTGTGGAAGGCATCACCCCTGATATTATTGTCAATCCACATGGCAAATCTCAAGAAGAATTCTTTCAAGTGCAAGGTTTGCAAGAACAAAACAGACATTGTTTTGGTGGATGATCATTATCTTATATGCTACTATAGTCAAAGTCCAAGGTGTTCCTTGTGTTGAATTCTTTGCCTTTCTATTGTCCATGTAGGCTTACATCCCTTACGCATGTAAGTTGCACTTCCAAGAGTTAATGGCTTTGGCCATATCGCTAAGAATGCTTACGAAGGAGATCAAATCTACAAAAGACCAAAAAATGAAAGGAGCTTGATTATCATGTTTGACTTAGGCCACTACTATTATATCCTGACTTACTATTATATCCTGACTTGAACATCTCTAGAAAATGAAACACGCTCATGATTTCTGAAtataccaattttattttattccatttttGAAATCTGAAATTAGATAGATCTTTCAATGTTGGTTTCTTCAAATTTTGTTGCAATCCATGAGAGCTATGTTGTATTGTATTTGTAACAAGAGATCCTACAACAACAATATTTAAGTTCGATTCTTATACAATTTAATGAAACGAGACAATTTATTGATTagtgtgttttttattttccatttttactttatataagCTCAATTTTTGTACCATTTTGACCAACATCGTTTAGATAAATAAGTTACATTTCGTGtcaaattatttgttattttattttttgttgaagaCATGTATCAATTGCTGGTGAGCTGACATGAGTTTCCAATGTACCATTAGACTTCCATTACAAGTTACagttttataatgatatttgttCAATAAAAAGATCATTTGAGTTCTTTCAAATTCAATCATCCTAAAAGTAATAAACATTTCTTATGCATATTTTTATAGTAACTTTTACATCTATTGTTGGTTAATTCTCTTGATACTAGTTCATGTCTATCAACTCATATACTTGCCCActaattataaacaaatttatatatttcttcttaaatactcaaatttttgaggAGATTTAAGCAAATCGTGGTATTTATGTATGCGACCATGAGCATGGTTTAGAAACATGTTTCTGGTGCTGGTTACTTACCATGATGGGTTTATCTTGGGTCTTTCCACATTGGTCAATGATGCAAGTAAAGAACAAATTTTTATCATGGCTTCCAGACTTTTGTTCAAACTTTCAAGATCAAAGACGAAGCTTGAGGTCTAACTTTCCAATCACGATCAACCTTTGTGGAATCCTAATAAAGCTTCGAACAATAGAAGCCAACAGAATCTTCAATCTGTTTTATCTACATAAAtcctaatttcaaaattaattttaaatattaaatcacaTATTTATTTCTCTACCACGTCACTAATTACTTTGATGTTTATGGTCCTTGTCATTGTTTCAACACACATAACCATGTCAACTCGTTGTTCACTTAACGACGTTTACcacaacttaacaaaaaaagtGTCTTtgatatcattaaataaaagaGGGACTAAATCAATATTTTGGAACGAAAATTGGAACCAAAGGCATAACTAAATCTTAAATCTTTTATGGTAAATTGAGTATTAATAATCAAAAAACTATGATTTCAATTTTACGTGATTTTTAGCCGAAGGCCTTTTCTTTAATGGTTATATgatattacatatttattttaatattttgtataactTTCAAGTTCTGAAGACATGTGTTTTTTAGTTAGATGGTTTCTCttttaaagaaagaagaataaaCATGCACCAAAAAGTAGAAAGATAATACAGGAACGACTTCTCATAATCCTATCGTTGTATAACCGGAGTTGTACTCAGTATGGACCTCCAACCAATTGGGTACGAGTAATTTCTTCCACctccataaatataaaaaaatttactttgttattttttatgaattatgcgattcaaaagtaaaagaagtgtcttttaaattttataatttaaaaagtcaatttgatttcacaattcaaaatattttttacttttgaattatataatttggaagttattttttaaaaatctaaattgCACAGTTTAAAAGTAAAAGTTAACTTTGGATTTTGCGACTGAAAAGTCATATCACCCtgtcttctttattttatttcattttctagAACCTTTATTGTCTCACTTTGAAGTAGATATCTAGATGCtagaaattcaagtgtgagtctaagttccaTATTGAGTAAACATGAAGGTCCACAAACTCAtcaccttaaggttttgggttaagagtATGGTGTCAATCTCATATGTGTAGGTTGGGCtcatgtctcattggtgttgtatctccccagtgatcCTCTTTCGAAAGATCCAACATTGGTATCATAGTCAGGTTCGTGTGGTGACTGGCTTAGACAAGATCTTATATCGAAAATCTTCTTAATAGTGGGTCAGGTAAGTGTATTCTGTTAAGAAGAACGACGGTACAAAAAAAGGGGTACCCAAAAGTTAGCTTGAAGGGGAAGTACCAATGTGAAAGGACTCACACTTGAGGGAGAGATTGttgggaatccaagtgtgagtctaagtcccacattgagtaaaaatgaagGCCCATAAATCCATCGCCTTAATgttttgggttaagagtggtgtcaatcccTTATATGTGGATTGAGCTCATGTCTCATTGATGTTGTATCTCCCCGATGATCCCTCTTATAAGACCCAGCATTATTCTCCTTAACCAATTGAGAACTTTGTCATGATGTCGATGCAACCAAAATTATATTGATCGCACAAGCTTAAGAacttgtagtttttttttttgggttggTGGCCATAAGATCACCAGCTTCTTGGAGAGGTGGAGGGCATGGAAAGCTAGAGGACCTCTATGGTAAGGTAAAGGTTGGAGAATTATGTGGTTTAGGCGATGAAGTGGTGTGACTCAGAGAGCTCAAACTTTGAATGTAGGGTGATCTAGAAGGCAAACAAACAATAGAAGGAGAtaagaggaaagttggaaaagAGAGGGACATATGACTTCCAAATTGCAAAATCCAAAAGCAAAAGTGATAATTTTGGAATTGTgcaacataatttattattttaagaaaaaaattacttttggaTTTATGCAATCTAAAAGTGGAAAAATGATTTCTTGATCGCGCAATTTACGAAGGATAAAGTGGGAAATTTCATATTCACGAGATTGTTTATGGAAAATACATAGGTGAAGTAAGAAGTACTTTTGGTATGTCAATGTTTCATTAGGCCCATTGCCTATGTGGGTCAACCAATTATTAATACAGTTCACAGGACATTTATTCCTACACCCTCGTAAAATGTAGTATCCTTATTTCACcccttaataaaatatattaaaaatcctAGACTTACGttttattttcccttctttCCTCCTTCCTCAAAACAAAGCATCGCTACACCTCCCTCTTGGCCTTCTTTCCTCTTTCTTCATAAGCAAGCGACGCTGCAACTCCCTCTTAGCTTTTTTCCTCCTACTTTCTCTAAACTAAATGGACAAAGAGCTTAATATAGTAGTTCTCTTAGAGAAGCTTCCTTTGGGATTAAATGGGTAGAGGTGAATCAACTTTCCTTCCTTAGGAGGACACTTTTATTCATTTTGATTGAGGTTGCCTTCACACAACCAACACAGAATATTTATAGTTGGTGGTCTCAATCGGTTCACGACAATGGTTGGAGCAACATATATTGCAATACAATGAAAATATATTGgcttgtttaattttttataacaatagaATCAAAGTGTTTACCTAATTCtccaattattattattattattattattattataaagataataatttaaaattaaattattaacgtAAATAACttgataaacaaataaattaagcaTCTAAATTTTCCAACAttattgaataatattatactatttaaaaaatcaaattttgaacctatataattagtagtaaataattataataaaaaaattgtaaacaatTTAGTAAAATGTTGTTGGTGGTGGATTATGGGTCAACCTGACTTGAACTCGTTTAACTTATAGATTAAGTGAGCTGGATTTAGCTCAATTCacgttttaaaaaattgaaaatttttcaatCCAAATATACTCAAACATATAGTGAGCAGAGTTGGTTTATGGGTCATAATCTATTTTGACATCAATAACCATCAGACTTACCCATTTGATGGAAGAGGAAGATGAAGGTTGAGAAAAATAAAGGTGATGAAGAAGATCGGGGAAAAGAAAGGGAAGAAACATGGGGTTGGGAGAGCAAGACAAGACACTAATTTcaaaatacactttcttttcaTCTTGTAATCTAGAAGgtattttcttaatattcaatctaaaatataacaatattttctGGGTTGAATGTTTATAAATACATTTTCAAATGTCAAAATacctttcaaaattttcaatctaaaaaatatttttcgatTTCTGAATGTTTTCaaagatattttcaaatttgggaATACATTGTGAAACATcctataaaaaatgtataaaaattatattttggattgAGTGTTTTTCTGGATTCAAAAGTACCTTCCAGAACAtccaattcaaaaatattaaaaataggaGTCACATTtacctttttaatataaaatgttacgAGGAATAGATCGGGAA encodes the following:
- the LOC114168790 gene encoding early nodulin-like protein 2; translation: MAFLGLLFSMIPTLLLLASSSPRFQAEARQYDVGGRDGWVAKPSEDYNHWAQRNRFQVNDTLHFKYNKGIDSVVVVKKEDFDSCNINNPIQKMDDGDSIFPLSHSGLFYFVSGNLDNCKIGQKLIVLVMAVRQPHPVTAPPPTTTLPPQTVPATGLTSPAPPPSEKSGSGRVGVGFGVLVGFVLGGFIGLA